A window of Methanobrevibacter olleyae contains these coding sequences:
- a CDS encoding LUD domain-containing protein, with protein MKEEEIESMRKVFNNLKKKIEPLSESPKIQALQKRVIDIRKDAIENNNELIAIAKESFKDNGIDCFYANDEMEAREILLDLINEEIESSNIDKNEVFIAKSKSNTLREINVSEFLEKHGMNIVETDLGDRILQLKKEDNNPVHPTGPASHLTLQDIANIVNESMDLDLNSVPREIMEAVREDVLKLLEKSYIGISGSNSIAAEDGAILMLHNEGNISIVQNKKLHIIVAGLDKLVPSLEDSVSIAKLETAYATGKPLTSYMNIVAGPSKTADIEKKLLKNMYGAEKVAVILLDNGRKEAIDECLWCIGCGNCIVSCPVYNIVGNEFGYSSYLGGRGVAMSKYLKDNKVSVGSGLYMCTLCGMCTENCPVLTPTYEIIESLRNTAQKEGLSREPHKKIRDNIKDKGSPY; from the coding sequence ATGAAAGAAGAAGAAATTGAATCAATGAGAAAAGTATTCAATAATCTAAAGAAAAAGATTGAACCTCTTTCTGAGTCTCCTAAAATACAGGCTCTTCAAAAAAGAGTGATAGATATTAGAAAAGATGCAATAGAAAATAATAATGAATTAATTGCTATTGCAAAAGAAAGCTTTAAAGATAATGGCATTGATTGTTTTTATGCAAATGATGAAATGGAAGCAAGAGAGATATTATTAGATTTGATTAATGAAGAAATTGAATCAAGCAATATTGATAAAAACGAGGTTTTCATTGCTAAATCTAAATCTAATACATTACGTGAGATAAATGTATCAGAGTTTTTAGAAAAACATGGTATGAATATTGTAGAAACAGATTTAGGGGACCGTATTTTACAATTAAAAAAAGAAGATAACAATCCAGTTCATCCAACAGGGCCGGCTTCTCATTTAACTCTTCAAGATATTGCAAATATTGTCAATGAGTCTATGGATTTAGATTTAAATTCAGTTCCAAGAGAAATCATGGAAGCCGTTAGAGAGGATGTTTTAAAACTTCTTGAAAAGTCTTATATAGGTATCAGTGGTTCCAATTCAATAGCTGCTGAAGATGGTGCAATTTTAATGCTCCATAATGAAGGAAATATTAGTATAGTTCAAAATAAAAAACTCCATATCATTGTTGCAGGACTTGATAAACTAGTACCATCTTTAGAGGATTCTGTTTCTATTGCTAAATTAGAAACTGCTTATGCAACTGGAAAACCTTTAACTTCTTATATGAATATTGTAGCAGGTCCTTCTAAAACTGCTGATATTGAGAAAAAACTTCTTAAAAATATGTATGGAGCAGAAAAAGTAGCAGTTATTTTACTAGATAACGGCAGAAAAGAAGCTATTGATGAATGTCTTTGGTGTATTGGCTGTGGTAATTGTATTGTAAGTTGTCCTGTTTATAATATTGTAGGTAATGAATTTGGTTACTCTAGCTATTTAGGTGGTCGTGGTGTTGCTATGAGCAAATACCTTAAGGATAATAAAGTCAGTGTCGGTTCAGGTTTATATATGTGTACTTTATGTGGAATGTGTACTGAAAATTGTCCAGTTCTTACTCCTACCTATGAAATTATAGAAAGCTTAAGAAATACAGCTCAAAAAGAGGGCCTTTCAAGAGAGCCACATAAGAAAATAAGAGACAATATTAAAGATAAAGGGTCTCCTTATTAG
- a CDS encoding (Fe-S)-binding protein gives MLLYFKGCTAREKLNSISDATEKLLKLANIDYETLDDEKCCGSVLLRTGFLEDATQQMNKNLTGFKGKTILTSCAGCYKTLKEDYKKYLDADLDVIHISQLLKELIKENKIKLQFNNDLKVSYHDPCHLARHAGEYEAPRKVIKSISNLVEMENIREKSRCCGSGGGVKSAYGDLSNSIAKLRIKEAEETGASLLISACPFCKLNLSQNSDNLEVLDLSEFALEHINLNDDSRDIDLEKDADNGDERQ, from the coding sequence ATGTTATTATATTTTAAAGGTTGTACAGCACGTGAAAAATTAAATTCAATTAGTGATGCTACTGAAAAATTATTAAAACTAGCAAATATAGATTATGAAACTTTAGATGATGAAAAGTGCTGCGGGTCTGTACTACTTAGAACTGGTTTTTTAGAAGATGCGACTCAGCAAATGAATAAGAATTTAACTGGCTTTAAAGGAAAAACTATTCTTACTTCTTGTGCTGGATGTTATAAAACATTAAAAGAAGATTATAAGAAATATTTAGATGCTGATTTAGATGTCATTCATATTTCTCAATTATTAAAAGAATTAATAAAAGAAAATAAAATCAAGCTTCAATTTAATAATGATTTAAAGGTTAGTTATCATGACCCATGTCATTTAGCTAGACATGCAGGAGAATATGAAGCTCCGCGCAAGGTTATTAAATCTATTTCTAATCTGGTTGAAATGGAAAATATAAGGGAAAAATCTAGATGTTGTGGCTCTGGTGGTGGTGTAAAATCTGCTTATGGGGATTTATCTAATTCAATAGCTAAATTAAGAATTAAAGAGGCAGAGGAGACTGGTGCAAGCTTATTGATTAGTGCATGTCCTTTTTGTAAATTGAATTTAAGTCAGAATTCAGATAATTTAGAAGTTTTAGATTTATCAGAATTTGCCCTAGAACATATCAATTTAAATGATGATTCTAGAGATATTGATTTAGAAAAAGATGCTGATAATGGAGATGAAAGACAATGA
- a CDS encoding DUF2304 domain-containing protein — MIIGPFRIYQILLIIITIIAIIFMYNRLRVKKITPATFGLWVVICLIINFFAFAPKLSDPLAGFFGFGRGLDLLLVVGFAFTVYVLFRLYVKIDEINQNMTDLVRALAIHDEIKLEDIESELKEKKE, encoded by the coding sequence ATTATTATAGGTCCATTTCGTATATATCAAATTTTATTAATTATTATAACTATAATAGCTATAATCTTTATGTATAATAGGTTGCGTGTTAAGAAAATCACTCCTGCTACATTTGGATTATGGGTTGTTATTTGCTTAATAATAAATTTCTTTGCTTTTGCTCCTAAACTTAGTGATCCCCTTGCGGGATTCTTTGGTTTTGGTAGAGGGTTAGATTTATTGCTTGTTGTTGGATTTGCATTTACTGTTTATGTTCTGTTTAGATTATATGTAAAAATTGATGAGATAAATCAGAATATGACTGACTTGGTTAGAGCTTTAGCTATTCATGATGAAATTAAATTAGAAGATATTGAATCTGAATTAAAAGAAAAAAAGGAATAG
- a CDS encoding glycosyltransferase family 2 protein has translation MQNLDSKITKDVYLVVPAFNEEKTVSQIIEGIAQKGYKVILVNDGSKDNTLNLAIESKKKYPSNIFVVSHVINRGLGAALKTGMVVALNKGAKYIVTFDADGQHGIEDIPKVCKPLKEGKADVVIGARPFEDMPISKSFANIIMNALTLIFYGRKVKDSQSGLRAFTANATDLINIVSRGYGVSSEFIKEISDKNLRLAEVTITTIYTPETQNKGTDAIVGLKILVKMVIDLFRI, from the coding sequence ATGCAGAACTTAGATTCTAAAATCACAAAAGATGTTTATTTAGTTGTTCCAGCTTTTAATGAAGAGAAAACTGTATCTCAAATTATAGAGGGAATTGCTCAAAAGGGATATAAAGTGATTCTTGTAAATGATGGCTCTAAAGACAATACTCTTAATTTAGCTATAGAATCAAAAAAGAAATATCCTAGTAATATATTTGTAGTTTCTCATGTAATTAATAGAGGTTTAGGAGCTGCATTAAAAACAGGAATGGTTGTTGCACTTAATAAGGGTGCTAAATACATTGTAACATTTGATGCTGATGGACAACATGGAATTGAAGATATTCCAAAAGTTTGTAAACCTTTAAAAGAGGGAAAGGCTGATGTTGTAATTGGTGCAAGACCTTTTGAGGATATGCCAATTAGTAAAAGCTTTGCTAATATTATTATGAATGCTTTAACATTGATATTTTATGGTAGGAAAGTCAAAGATTCCCAATCTGGATTGAGAGCTTTCACTGCTAATGCTACAGATTTAATAAATATTGTCTCAAGAGGATATGGTGTTTCATCTGAATTCATTAAAGAAATTAGTGATAAAAATCTTAGATTAGCTGAAGTAACTATTACTACAATTTATACTCCAGAAACTCAAAATAAAGGTACGGATGCTATTGTTGGTTTAAAAATTTTAGTTAAAATGGTGATTGATTTATTTAGGATTTAG
- the ribC gene encoding riboflavin synthase: protein MRIGIADTTFARFDMGAAAIDELKNNASDLKIIRTTVPGVKDLPVASKKLIEEEDCEIVMALGMPGPMEKDKMCAHEASTGLIRAQLMTNTHILEVFVHEDEEEDPKELKKLAENRAREHARNLIKMMFHPKLMRKEAGKGMREGKEDAGPL from the coding sequence ATGAGAATAGGGATTGCAGATACTACATTTGCTCGTTTTGATATGGGTGCTGCAGCTATTGATGAACTAAAGAATAATGCTTCAGACCTTAAGATTATTCGCACTACTGTTCCAGGTGTAAAAGATCTTCCAGTAGCAAGTAAAAAATTAATTGAAGAGGAAGATTGTGAAATCGTTATGGCTTTAGGAATGCCTGGACCTATGGAAAAAGATAAGATGTGTGCTCATGAAGCATCTACTGGCTTAATTCGTGCACAATTAATGACTAATACTCATATCTTAGAAGTATTTGTTCATGAAGATGAAGAGGAGGACCCAAAAGAGCTTAAAAAATTAGCAGAAAATAGAGCTCGTGAACATGCTCGAAACCTTATAAAAATGATGTTCCATCCTAAGCTTATGAGAAAAGAAGCAGGAAAAGGAATGAGAGAAGGTAAAGAAGACGCAGGTCCTTTATAA
- a CDS encoding tetratricopeptide repeat protein codes for MTDEIISQIKRNLSGNPDLDRDYLVSQLEHYKNHESSYKIIKEISKLIWQSLDFDHDEMNIHSKKTNISRVLDELIPYIENRDKKTALNKLDKFMENFKDEYENKENHKESDFKSNRPITEIQYMRYEENKLSRSPKSYRTSSIKDKKVNWRKEVKINKLNKDNEKHIVEKEFHSFLNPLEEILFYQYIGLEKELAYIPLNEPLFDLYYLYGSLLLENDNFTKAEEYLLKALRINPVSSKTILSLVDIYKSKTRTYNRFFLYNVDALKFAYKNEDIARAYRNFGFFYVEEGQLDIAAVFYDYSLNFDFNKQAFRELEYLKSRGINTKIDEKEAEKIIESKNIQLGVNPFILDTLKIIAFDLESRKYYSGALYFYRILYDLTKDNLVLGKINSIQNKI; via the coding sequence ATGACAGATGAGATAATAAGCCAAATCAAGAGAAATTTAAGTGGAAATCCTGATTTAGATAGGGATTATTTAGTATCTCAACTAGAGCACTATAAAAATCATGAATCTTCCTATAAGATAATTAAGGAGATTTCAAAATTAATTTGGCAATCTTTAGACTTCGATCATGATGAAATGAATATTCACTCTAAAAAAACTAATATATCCAGAGTTCTTGATGAACTTATTCCATATATTGAAAACCGTGATAAAAAAACTGCATTAAATAAGTTAGATAAGTTTATGGAAAATTTCAAGGATGAATATGAAAATAAAGAAAACCATAAAGAAAGTGATTTTAAATCAAATAGACCTATTACTGAAATTCAATATATGAGATACGAGGAAAATAAACTCTCTAGAAGCCCAAAATCTTATAGAACATCTTCTATCAAGGATAAAAAAGTTAATTGGCGTAAAGAAGTAAAAATTAACAAATTAAATAAGGATAATGAAAAACATATTGTTGAAAAAGAGTTTCACAGTTTCTTAAATCCTTTAGAAGAGATTTTATTTTATCAATACATTGGCCTAGAAAAGGAATTAGCTTATATACCTCTTAATGAACCACTTTTTGATTTGTATTATCTTTATGGTAGTTTACTTTTAGAAAATGATAATTTTACAAAAGCTGAAGAATATTTACTGAAAGCTTTAAGAATTAATCCAGTATCATCAAAAACTATTTTATCCCTAGTAGATATTTATAAATCTAAAACACGTACTTATAATAGATTTTTCTTATATAATGTAGATGCTTTAAAGTTTGCATATAAAAATGAAGATATAGCAAGAGCTTATAGAAATTTTGGCTTCTTTTATGTTGAAGAAGGCCAATTAGATATTGCTGCTGTTTTCTATGACTATAGTTTAAACTTTGATTTTAATAAACAAGCATTTAGAGAATTGGAATATTTAAAATCTCGTGGTATTAATACTAAAATAGATGAAAAAGAAGCAGAGAAAATTATTGAATCTAAAAATATTCAATTAGGTGTAAATCCATTTATTCTAGATACCTTAAAAATTATTGCTTTTGATTTAGAAAGTAGAAAGTATTATAGCGGAGCTCTATATTTTTATAGGATTTTATATGATCTAACCAAAGACAATTTAGTTTTAGGTAAAATTAATTCTATTCAGAATAAGATCTAA